A genomic segment from Takifugu rubripes chromosome 20, fTakRub1.2, whole genome shotgun sequence encodes:
- the commd2 gene encoding COMM domain-containing protein 2, which translates to MLLVLSEDHKEHLALLTKVAPSVVAEFGRIALELLKRGTSTKMYEGAARKLGVPVESVQHGIEGLMFLMTESSKHMISEVDFLDSILSLDFGEEVDQILLKLYQEHQSQIRTTLHWLPDKLQTYYNLEWRLDVQLASRSVHQQVVPMVTLHVSLMKGCNSLSSRVLQTDPGTLLHIISTLEAALETMKTSHARRILRNI; encoded by the exons ATGTTGCTGGTTCTTTCTGAAGACCACAAAGAACATCTGGCCTTGCTGACAAAAGTGGCTCCTTCAG TGGTTGCAGAGTTTGGTCGTATCGCACTGGAGTTACTAAAGAGGGGAACAAGCACCAAGATGTATGAGGGAGCAGCCA GGAAGCTGGGTGTTCCTGTGGAATCGGTACAGCATGGCATAGAGGGCCTGATGTTTCTAATGACGGAAAGCTCCAAACACATG ATATCAGAGGTTGATTTCCTGGACTCCATTCTGAGTTTAGATTTTGGTGAGGAGGTTGACCAGATCCTTTTAAAG CTGTACCAGGAGCACCAAAGTCAGATTCGTACTAcccttcattggctgcctgacaAACTTCAAACATACTACAAtctggaatggagattggatgTGCAG CTGGCAAGTCGCTCAGTTCATCAGCAGGTGGTTCCCATGGTAACATTGCACGTCTCTTTGATGAAAGGTTGCAATAGCCTTAGCAGCAGGGTTCTACAGACTGACCCTGGCACTCTCCTACACATCATCTCCACACTGGAGGCTGCTTTGGAAACCATGAAAACCAGTCATGCTCGTAGAATATTGCGCAACATTTAG